A single genomic interval of Penicillium psychrofluorescens genome assembly, chromosome: 2 harbors:
- a CDS encoding uncharacterized protein (ID:PFLUO_003183-T1.cds;~source:funannotate) has product MPGGVVPMSSGGTPRVEAPVTFKAYLMCAFAAFGGIFFGYDSGYINGVTAMKYFIETFEHLDPNVVKGDAFAIPASRKSLIVSILSAGTFFGALIAGDLADWFGRRTTIITGCVVFIIGVILQTASSSLGLLVAGRLVAGFGMGFVSAIIILYMSEIAPRKVRGALVSGYQFCVTIGLMLAACVDYGTQNYTTSASYRIPIGLQMLWALILGVGLLFLPESPRYFIRKGRKDQARTVLARIRGQPEDSLFVEEELTEIEANHLYELQSIPEGGYLTSWLNCFSGNIFHPNSNIRRTVLGTSLQMMQQWTGVNFIFYFGTGFFTDLFKQEHGGVNNPFLLSMITTIVNVLSTPFSFYAIEKIGRRPLLLWGALGMVICQFIVAILGVTDGDNPQALSAMVAFICIYIFFFASTWGPGAWVVIGEIYPLPIRSRGVALSTASNWLWNCIIAVITPFMVDSDKGNLGSKVFFIWGSLCACAFVYTYFLIPETKGLTLEQVDKMMEETTPRTSAKWVPHSTFTAEMGMEDEKRADAPQISQHEV; this is encoded by the exons ATGCCCGGTGGTGTTGTTCCCATGAGCAGTGGCGGCACTCCACGCGTGGAGGCGCCCGTCACCTTCAAGGCGTACCTCATGTGTGCCTTTGCAGCCTTTGGTGGTATCTTCTTTGGGTACGACTCTGGCTACATCAACGGCGTCACTGCGATGAAGTACTTCATTGAAACCTTCGAGCACCTG GATCCCAATGTCGTCAAAGGCGACGCCTTTGCTATCCCCGCGTCGCGCAAGTCCCTGATCGTCTCCATCCTGTCTGCTGGAACCTTCTTCGGTGCTCTGATCGCTGGTGACCTGGCTGACTGGTTCGGTCGCCGCACCACTATCATCACTGGCTGCGTTGTTTTCATCATCGGTGTTATCCTTCAGACTGCCTCCAGCAGCCTgggtcttcttgttgctggtCGTCTGGTCGCTGGTTTCGGTATGGGCTTTGTTtctgccatcatcatcctgTACATGTCTGAGATTGCCCCCCGCAAGGTTCGTGGTGCCCTCGTGTCTGGTTACCAGTTCTGTGTCACCATCGGTTTGATGCTGGCGGCCTGCGTCGACTATGGCACTCAGAACTACACCACTTCAGCCTCGTACCGTATCCCCATTGGGCTGCAGATGCTCTGGGCCCTGATCCTGGGTGTTGGTCTTCTATTCCTGCCCGAATCTCCTCGCTACTTCATCCGCAAGGGTCGCAAGGACCAGGCTCGTACCGTCCTCGCTCGTATCCGCGGCCAGCCCGAGGACTCGCtctttgtcgaggaggagctcACTGAGATTGAAGCCAACCATCTGTATGAGCTTCAGTCAATCCCCGAGGGTGGTTACCTCACTAGCTGGCTCAACTGCTTCAGTGGCAACATCTTCCACCCCAACAGCAACATTCGTCGTACCGTGTTGGGTACCTCGCTCCAGATGATGCAGCA GTGGACTGGTGTCAACTTTATCTTCTACTTTGGAACTGGCTTCTTCACCGACCTTTTCAAGCAGGAACATGGTGGCGTCAACAACCCGTTCCTGCTGAGCATGATCACCACCATCGTCAATGTCCTTTCcacccccttctccttctacgccatcgagaagatcggtcgtcgtcctctgctGCTGTGGGGTGCTCTGGGCATGGTCATCTGCCAGttcatcgtcgccatccttgGTGTGACTGATGGCGACAACCCTCAGGCTCTTTCGGCCATGGTTGCATTCATCTGTAtctacatcttcttctttgccagtACTTGGGGCCCCGGTGCCTGGGTCGTTATCGGCGAGATCTACCCCCTGCCCATTCGCTCCCGTGGTGTTGCCCTGTCCACCGCGTCCAACTGGCTCTGGAACTGC atcatcgccgtcatcacCCCGTTCATGGTCGACTCCGACAAGGGCAACCTTGGCTCCAaggtcttcttcatctgggGCTCCCTTTGCGCCTGCGCCTTTGTTTACACCTATTTCCTCATCCCTGAGACCAAGGGCCTCACCCTCGAGCAAGTTGACAAGATGATGGAAGAGACTACTCCGCGCACCTCCGCCAAGTGGGTTCCCCACTCCACCTTTACCGCTGAGATGGGCATGGAAGACGAGAAGCGTGCCGACGCTCCTCAGATCTCTCAGCATGAGGTCTAG
- a CDS encoding uncharacterized protein (ID:PFLUO_003184-T1.cds;~source:funannotate) gives MAPNSGQRMTFFPKADAAILTSKHSTPRTRPQTVGPIFDPEHVDQPIEPWSSEVESTFYPKAEAYAPASIPERPLGFVDRYLRAFLAENERLRLSMLWYYTRDILKEDEFLSGLQEKAHLAQEFTGWEFAVIGILDVNVYIRLATVGLELGILPRGETICAHTVTQPPGSVFLLPDLMEDWRFQESPYLELGGLRAYAGAPLRLQNESGDSVGFGSLCVASTKSEEPLTKTQHQALVRLADWVISDLVQCARVRRQRERRQMAELLSTAQRKIDDAVSEEPVLGILRTTYPSAVINLQPSNATNIETEGRNPILISDFENGLWEDTDYLDEFIASSNHLALPSTRTVRIIAAPCESITGSSLLVIASKDFHLVFDDVDSWFVQACADMLSQMWHKRLLIEALNAKEKFLQGFSHQLRTPIHGILGSVELLAEELQSRSLGESILPMSGLVKGNSVIESPEPSIYLNIIKMAGRDLTSIVNNMITLNRWADIAITDRQYAMHTVGELETAIEKEILKLTSGDARYKTSVFLTHDLPPGCESFRIDLGVLRDSLLPLVINAIQNTPQGVVSITTSIRFGCKQLVVDVEDTGPGIPPDHQQRIFEPYAKVDSHTPGAGLGLTLASKFATLLHGSVDLISSDIDRGAHFRATFRQVECACSPLSSQPLASKLKLPPKFFNMAAGSNCVSLCDHFSSFLTRNGFTPSHSIEDCFVILDAVPDLEKHRAHLSQIPLEQVAICLIPASEREVYLEQTENNVVYVSKTFSTSALCLALEKAQNLFLELKASQPPPLHSNNPLLMLSKTCPSTGKGVVFHPSSTTKPVILGSDATKPPTPQPDVAACVELKIASPNSLSITSPSRPTVLIVDDNAVNLRVMEMYCRKRGLPSCSATDGRQAVEIFSQRHALPAAGQDAAIHLILMDLQMPLCDGIEATQQIRFLEQQNKCRKSFIFVMTGQDSPADRMAAERAGVDEYFVKPVVLSQLDRIVKQYFLAFEVS, from the exons ATGGCTCCCAATAGTGGACAACGGATGACGTTCTTCCCCAAGGCAGATGCAGCTATTCTGACGTCGAAGCATTCAACCCCACGGACTCGTCCCCAGACCGTTGGGCCGATCTTCGACCCGGAACATGTTGACCAGCCGATTGAGCCGTGGTCCTCGGAAGTCGAATCGACTTTCTATCCCAAGGCAGAGGCTTATGCGCCCGCGTCAATTCCTGAAAGGCCACTTGGCTTCGTCGATCGATATCTGCGCGCCTTCCTGGCCGAGAATGAAAGACTCAGATTGTCCATGCTTTGGTACTATACCCGCGATATTCTGAAAGAGGATGAGTTTCTCTCTGGGCTTCAGGAGAAAGCCCATCTCGCTCAGGAATTTACCGGATGGGAGTTTGCAGTCATCGGCATTCTTGATGTCAATGTCTATATTCGCCTAGCCACAGTAGGCCTCGAGCTAGGCATCCTTCCGCGTGGTGAAACTATCTGTGCCCACACGGTTACTCAACCTCCTGGC AGCGTGTTTCTTCTACCGGACCTCATGGAGGACTGGAGATTCCAAGAATCGCCATACCTCGAGCTTGGCGGGCTTCGAGCGTACGCCGGCGCACCACTTCGCTTACAAAATGAATCCGGAGATTCTGTTGGTTTTGGGTCACTTTGTGTGGCATCAACCAAAAGCGAGGAGCCTTTGACCAAAACACAGCATCAAGCACTCGTTCGCCTAGCCGACTGGGTTATCTCTGATCTCGTCCAATGTGCAAGAGTAAGGCGCCAGCGAGAACGGCGCCAAATGGCTGAACTCCTCTCCACGGCGCAGAGGAAAATAGATGATGCTGTATCGGAGGAGCCGGTCCTCGGGATACTGAGAACCACGTATCCCAGTGCGGTAATCAACCTGCAACCATCCAATGCAACCAATATCGAAACTGAAGGCCGCAATCCGATACTGATATCTGACTTTGAAAATGGCTTATGGGAAGACACCGACTATCTTGATGAATTCATTGCCAGTTCAAACCATCTTGCTCTACCATCTACTAGGACAGTACGCATCATTGCCGCCCCATGCGAAAGTATAACGGGATCATCGCTACTTGTGATAGCCTCCAAAGACTTTCACCTGGTTTTTGATGACGTTGATTCATGGTTTGTTCAAGCTTGCGCAGACATGCTTTCCCAGATGTGGCACAAACGCCTTCTGATAGAAGCATTGAATGCAAAGGAGAAATTCCTCCAGGGATTTTCTCATCAACTTCGCACGCCGATCCATGGCATACTTGGCTCTGTGGAACTCTtggccgaggagctgcagTCGCGGAGCTTGGGCGAATCAATCTTGCCGATGTCGGGATTGGTGAAAGGAAACTCGGTGATCGAGTCGCCCGAACCCTCCATCTACCTCAATATAATCAAGATGGCAGGTAGAGATCTAACGTCGATCGTTAACAACATGATTACTCTGAATCGGTGGGCCGACATTGCTATCACGGACCGGCAATATGCTATGCATACCGTTGGCGAGCTCGAGACGGCGATAGAAAAAGAGATACTCAAGCTAACGTCGGGGGACGCACGCTACAAGACCTCTGTTTTCCTTACTCACGACTTGCCTCCCGGTTGTGAGAGTTTTCGGATTGATCTCGGTGTGCTTCGAGACAGCCTGCTTCCACTTGTCATTAACGCGATCCAAAACACACCCCAAGGCGTTGTATCGATAACTACGTCAATACGTTTCGGATGCAAGCAACTTGTCGTCGATGTTGAGGACACTGGACCGGGGATTCCCCCCGATCACCAACAACGCATATTTGAACCGTACGCAAAGGTTGACTCCCACACGCCGGGCGCTGGATTGGGCCTCACTCTCGCGTCTAAATTTGCAACTCTCCTTCACGGCTCGGTCGATTTAATCTCGTCAGATATTGACCGCGGTGCCCATTTTAGAGCCACATTCCGGCAGGTTGAATGCGCTTGCTCGCCCCTTTCATCACAACCACTGGCTTCGAAACTCAAGCTGCCTCCAAAGTTTTTCAACATGGCTGCTGGCTCTAATTGCGTATCATTGTGCGATCATTTTTCCAGTTTTCTTACCCGCAATGGCTTTACCCCCTCGCACAGCATTGAAGACTGCTTTGTTATTCTTGATGCTGTGCCTGACCTCGAAAAACATCGTGCGCATCTCTCTCAGATTCCGTTGGAGCAAGTCGCCATCTGTCTTATCCCAGCTTCCGAAAGGGAAGTATATCTTGAACAGACTGAGAATAATGTCGTCTACGTCAGCAAGACTTTTTCAACCTCCGCTCTGTGCTTGGCGCTTGAAAAAGCACAAAATCTTTTTTTGGAACTTAAAGCTTCCCAGCCACCACCGCTGCATTCCAATAACCCATTGCTCATGCTATCGAAGACATGCCCAAGTACAGGCAAAGGGGTTGTGttccatccatcatccaccaccaaACCAGTTATTCTCGGCTCAGATGCCACCAAGCCACCGACACCCCAACCAGATGTAGCAGCTTGTGTGGAATTAAAGATAGCCAGTCCAAACTCCCTTTCCATCACGAGTCCTTCCAGGCCTACAGTTCTCATTGTCGATGATAATGCCGTCAACCTCCGCGTTATGGAGATGTATTGCAGGAAACGAGGACTGCCATCATGTTCCGCCACTGACGGTCGGCAAGCCGTTGAAATCTTTTCGCAGCGCCACGCGTTGCCTGCCGCTGGCCAGGATGCTGCGATTCATCTGATCCTCATGGACCTGCAAATGCCATTGTGCGATGGTATCGAAGCCACGCAGCAGATACGATTCCTGGAGCAACAGAACAAATGTCGAAAGAGCTTCATATTTGTCATGACTGGCCAAGATAGTCCAGCGGATAGAATGGCTGCCGAACGGGCTGGTGTGGACGAGTACTTTGTGAAGCCTGTTGTACTCTCGCAACTGGATCGTATTGTGAAACAATATTTCCTAGCATTTGAAGTTAGCTAG
- a CDS encoding uncharacterized protein (ID:PFLUO_003185-T1.cds;~source:funannotate) — MKVISLLPLFSAATLAHPSGLWWGTDQCYSIPANTDNYCLEGQKAGFDWSDLANGDNWSPEGFNFIGFSPKSNCQAAGTGNCIGGKLSRNDNWTLRVDAEAAPFSVRDFHLATSRTTDVLITYSLADGSFCHQVATSSPEGLDIHNDQCGGATSVEFRLPEESAFGECDMDIHRIHFDCSTGPKPPPTPSTFSLGYPKPSTTTVVEVHTFTFTKTPVLTTSTVWTTAEVTITECPPAVTDCPPHSTVILTSTYSLSTTVCSATVTAPGPDHTIPPVNVQSSTVTRTITVMPNTVETPPAVSLSSCPDVVPKCMNTWLTIPKCDSNSDTGCFCPSTMFTEKVTSCIKAWGSSQEEIRSGLSYFAGICAPYVPSNPTIIDHVPPPPPVDIPCTTITWSSETVTVPVVSFSTITIHSTTTHELHHPVDNLYFFDDLHHSFDDSHHSVDDSHHSVNNLHFFDNPHHSFDDSHHSVNNLHFFDNPHHSFDEPHHPVNNLHFFDNPHHSFDDPHHSVNNLHFFDAPHHSFDDHHNDLYK; from the exons ATGAAGGTAATTAGCCTACTTCCGCTCTTCAGCGCAGCTACACTCGCTCACCCATCTGGTCTT TGGTGGGGCACTGACCAGTGCTATTCCATCCCCGCAAATACCGACAACTACTGCTTGGAGGGCCAGAAAGCTGGTTTTGACTGGTCTGACCTCGCCAACGGAGACAATTGGAGCCCTGAGGGCTTCAACTTTATTGGTTTCTCGCCAAAGAGCAACTGCCAGGCTGCTGGAACA GGCAATTGTATTGGGGGAAAGCTATCGCGAAACGATAACTGGACATTGAGGGTggacgccgaggccgcgcCATTCTCCGTCCGCGATTTCCACCTCGCAACTTCCCGAACGACCGATGTTCTTATCACCTACAGCCTGGCAGATGGCTCATTCTGCCACCAGGTCGCTACTAGTTCTCCGGAGGGCCTCGATATTCACAATGATCAGTGTGGTGGCGCAACTTCGGTTGAATTCAGACTCCCCGAGGAGAGCGCATTTGGCGAATGTGATATGGACATTCATCGCATCCATTTCGACTGCTCGACTGGACCGAAgcctcctccgactcctTCAACCTTTTCTCTCGGCTACCCCAAGCCTAGTACGACAACTGTGGTGGAGGTCCACACGTTTACTTTCACTAAGACCCCGGTCCTGACTACTTCCACAGTGTGGACTACAGCAGAGGTTACGATCACTGAATGCCCTCCCGCTGTGACCGACTGCCCTCCTCACTCTACGGTCATACTCACCTCTACGTATAGTTTGTCAACCACTGTGTGCTCTGCTACAGTCACAGCGCCTGGACCGGATCACACGATCCCTCCCGTCAATGTCCAGTCAAGCACAGTTACACGCACTATCACTGTGATGCCTAATACTGTGGAAACACCACCTGCTGTTTCGTTGTCTTCCTGCCCAGATGTGGTTCCGAAGTGCATGAACACTTGGCTTACGATACCCAAGTGTGACTCGAACAGCGATACTGGATGCTTTTGCCCGTCTACCATGTTTACAGAGAAGGTCACGTCCTGCATCAAGGCCTGGGGTAGCTCTCAGGAGGAGATCCGGTCCGGACTGTCATATTTTGCTGGCATTTGCGCCCCCTACGTTCCGAGCAATCCAACTATCATCGACCATGttccccctccaccacccgTCGATATTCCTTGCACTACCATCACTTGGTCTTCCGAGACAGTGACTGTACCTGTGGTGTCGTTCTCTACGATCACTATCCACTCTACCACAACA CACGAGCTCCATCACCCCGTCGACAACCTGTACTTCTTCGACGACCTCCATCACTCCTTCGACGACTCCCATCACTCCGTCGACGACTCCCATCACTCCGTCAACAACctgcacttcttcgacaaccCCCATCACTCCTTCGACGACTCCCATCACTCCGTCAACAACctgcacttcttcgacaaccCCCATCACTCCTTCGACGAGCCCCATCACCCCGTCAACAACctgcacttcttcgacaaccCCCATCACTCCTTCGACGACCCCCATCACTCCGTCAACAACCTGCACTTCTTCGATGCCCCACATCACTCCTTCGATGACCACCACAACGACTTGTACAAGTAA
- a CDS encoding uncharacterized protein (ID:PFLUO_003186-T1.cds;~source:funannotate), with the protein MSNFTTYNAFKDGIDSHGHVKTVSLHQYAVGNQPWVRLQGSFMNHTAIVANLSQYTEDMNVIRANNPSIQFLLGETNSDYVNLGMSQDEGVFGSSLWLVDFLLYGMSLELHLGIPLGFPLNTMDSPLK; encoded by the exons ATGAGCAACTTCACAAC ATACAATGCCTTCAAAGATGGTATTGACTCGCATGGACATGTCAAAACTGTTTCATTGCACCA GTACGCTGTGGGCAACCAGCCGTGGGTTAGGCTTCAAG GATCGTTCATGAACCATACGGCAATCGTTGCAAACTTGAGCCAATATACCGAAGACATGAATGTTATTCGGGCCAATAACCCATCAATCCAGTTTCTCCTTGGTGAGACCAACAGTGACTACGTCAACTTGGGCATGAGCCAAGACGAGGGAGTTTTTGGAAGCTCCCTATGGCTTGTGGATTTCCTGCTTTATGGAATGAGCCTG GAACTACATTTGGGTATACCGCTTGGGTTCCCATTGAATACAATGGACAGTCCCCTCAAGTGA
- a CDS encoding uncharacterized protein (ID:PFLUO_003187-T1.cds;~source:funannotate) produces the protein MVPSILKNYLGFESSPAPVPTKDANAPVRALPSSWYRSEEIYELERRAIFSRKWMLTTHKLRLPNTGDWLRYDVAGYPFILVRDREGNINGFHNVCRHRAFPVVTEEGGTSRIFSCKYHGWSYGLNGKLAKAPGYQELEGFDKSKNGLLPVHVHVDCNGFIWVNLDGGEKPEISWEDDFKGIDLQPRFQDFNFEDYKFDHTWEMTGEYNWKILADNYNECYHCGTTHPDISAVADLSSYAVDTKDGSIIHFANAKSDQIRTASTYYFPNASMTVTSNFFFMQRWAPTSQNQCAMKYEVYRHKNASDDDFELISGMYKRIMSEDKELCIATQKNLNIGVFVNGELHPRLEKGPLFFQKTVRELLQEHYKREEEAQQQIWPARQTLPSEASTSQSDMDFCTDLTTRDQGADSCATVARQSDGCCGGMACGASAATLVQ, from the exons ATGGTCCCATCTATCTTGAAAAACTACTTGGGCTTTGAGAGCAGTCCAGCCCCTGTGCCCACCAAGGATGCCAATGCGCCCGTGAGAGCTTTGCCATCCTCTTGGTACAGGTCTGAAGAGATTTACGAGCTTGAGAGACGGGCGATCTTCTCTAGAAAATGGATGCTCACTACCCATAAATTGCGACTTCCCAACACTGGAGATTGGCTCCGCTATGATGTGGCTGGATACCCCTTCATTCTTGTCCGTGACCGTGAAGGAAACATCAACGGTTTCCACAATGTTTGCAGACACCGTGCGTTTCCTGTGGTGACTGAAGAGGGCGGTACATCCAGGATCTTTTCTTGCAAATATCACGGCTGGTCCTACGGACTCAACGGCAAGCTAGCCAAAGCACCTGGCTACCAAGAGCTAGAGGGTTTTGACAAGAGCAAGAATGGATTGCTGCCAGTTCATGTTCATGTTGATTGCAATGGATTCATTTGGGTTAATCTGGACGGGGGAGAAAAGCCCGAGATCTCTTGGGAGGACGATTTTAAGGGCATTGACCTTCAGCCTCGATTCCAGGACTTCAACTTCGAGGACTACAAATTTGACCACACGTGGGAGATGACTGGGGAGTACAACTGGAAGATTCTGGCCGACAATTACAATGAATGTTACCACTGCGGGACGACACATCCCGATATTTCTGCTGTGGCAGATCTCAGTTCTTACGCTGTCGATACCAAGGATGGAAGCATCATTCATTTCGCGAACGCCAAATCAGACCAGATAAGGACTGCAAGTACCTATTACTTTCCTAATGCCTCAATGACAGTGAC ATCaaatttcttcttcatgcAGAGATGGGCACCTACTTCTCAAAACCAGTGTGCGATGAAATACGAAGTATACCGACATAAGAACGCTAGCGATGATGACTTCGAATTGATTAGTGGGATGTACAAGCGGATCATGTCAGAAGACAAGGAGCTCTGCATTGCGACGCAGAAGAACTTGAACATTGGCGTTTTTGTCAATGGCGAATTACATCCCAGGCTGGAGAAAGGTCCActtttcttccagaagaCTGTCCGTGAGCTTTTGCAAGAGCACTacaagagagaagaggaggcgCAACAGCAGATCTGGCCAGCTCGACAAACCCTGCCAAGTGAAGCTTCGACTAGCCAGAGCGATATGGATTTCTGTACAGACTTGACCACTAGAGACCAGGGTGCTGACAGCTGTGCCACTGTCGCTCGCCAGTCTGAcggctgctgcggaggcATGGCTTGTGGAGCCAGTGCTGCAACCCTTGTTCAGTGA
- a CDS encoding uncharacterized protein (ID:PFLUO_003188-T1.cds;~source:funannotate) → MTRIASGSDNLEFDWAPAKIHLSIPLMWDVLEINLAPESQEMSTSGLLHPSLTPTSSRKDLEESSSSTLEIIVAMSPEVTVNTADGGQAVHIPPRMTNVSSTPVSPSGMGLRDVLVAPADSLMSNTPWLWTDPTQFDDLESLEYQDSESTVPNVEGFSTWWDYGNL, encoded by the coding sequence ATGACACGCATCGCCTCTGGCTCGGACAACCTTGAATTTGACTGGGCGCCTGCCAAAATACATCTGAGTATACCTTTGATGTGGGATGTACTTGAAATCAATCTTGCCCCGGAATCTCAAGAAATGTCCACTAGTGGTCTACTACATCCTTCCCTCACTCCGACATCATCTCGAAAGGATCTAGAGGAGAGCTCTAGTTCTACCCTTGAAATAATTGTTGCAATGTCACCGGAAGTGACAGTCAATACTGCTGATGGCGGCCAGGCTGTGCACATACCACCACGCATGACCAACGTGTCTTCCACGCCGGTTTCTCCAAGTGGTATGGGGCTTCGAGATGTATTGGTCGCACCTGCCGACAGCCTGATGTCGAATACCCCTTGGTTATGGACCGATCCTACTCAGTTTGATGACCTGGAGAGTCTGGAATATCAAGACTCGGAATCTACTGTTCCCAATGTTGAAGGATTTTCCACGTGGTGGGACTATGGAAATCTCTAG
- a CDS encoding uncharacterized protein (ID:PFLUO_003189-T1.cds;~source:funannotate), with the protein MPVFTEYSAASRELRVLPSFAPPLPRLTSRIAAGNEEKFEVVIVGAGPAGLMLELLLARYGLDDDSLLCVDAKPTTLKSGQADGLQPRTLETLKSLGLADEILCEGCQMWQVAFWNPSDDKDKIIERTSIVPDVAVPARYPHEVTIHQGRIERILETDLLRYSKRGVQRNTNLLDVKIDEVGDTEFPVVAEVETNGQKRTVRSKYLVGADGAHSVVSRCMGLKLEGESSDHIWGVVDLVVDTDFPDIRRRCAIHSPSGSVMIIPRERIATGEYLTRLYVQVPGDVKPDSDQQPIDGTGVASVSDARSRRGQVTEKTIFENAAAAFKPYYIRPKKDGAVDWWAAYQIGQRVTNSFSVKDSAKVNRVFIAGDACHTHSPKAGQGMNVSMMDSYNLAWKLIYSINGLTPYSEGQPDGILDTYHTERHTIAQELIEFDRAFSSMFSGKIGASKDGAGSLTHGEFLEVFSKGNGFTSGCGIEYPENMIVNRTLKEDNNPIHGTDYLSGVLRPGRRLLNVRIIRHADGYRRDLQDDFPSTGRFRILCLTSSDLLNPRGISAQTLKQLSQLIGRFPQSLVEQVAIHPRLPKDFMWNDVPSELKLRSEMSFYSGYEMDDVYGIYGVKPEKGAVAVIRPDGYVGVVAELADVGRVATFLEKCIRTI; encoded by the exons ATGCCCGTGTTCACCGAGTACTCGGCTGCGTCCAGGGAGCTGCGCGTTCTCCCCTCGTTCGCGCCTCCGCTACCGCGTCTGACGTCTAGAATTGCTGCGGGCAATGAAGAAAAATTCGAGGTTGTGATTGTAGGCGCTGGTCCTGCTGGTTTGATGCTAGAGCTTCTTTTGGCACGATATGGCCTAGATGATGATTCGTTATTATGCGTCGACGCGAAGCCGACGACACTAAAATCGGGACAGGCCGATGGTCTACAGCCTCGCACCCTGGAGACACTAAAGTCTTTGGGTCTAGCAGATGAGATTCTCTGTGAAGGCTGTCAAATGTGGCAG GTGGCATTCTGGAACCCTTCGGACGACAAGGACAAAATTATTGAACGCACTTCAATCGTACCTGATGTTGCTGTTCCGGCCCGATACCCGCACGAAGTCACCATCCACCAAGGGCGAATCGAGCGAATCCTGGAAACAGATCTTTTGCGCTACTCAAAACGCGGTGTTCAGCGGAATACGAACCTCCTTGACGTCAAGATCGATGAAGTCGGTGACACTGAATTCCCAGTGGTGGCTGAAGTCGAAACAAATGGGCAAAAGCGTACCGTGCGGTCGAAGTATTTGGTGGGTGCCGATGGTGCCCACTCAGTTGTTAGTCGATGCATGGGACTGAAGCTAGAGGGCGAATCGAGTGACCATATTTGGGGTGTCGTTGATTTGGTTGTTGACACAGACTTTCCCGATATCCGTCGCCGATGTGCCATTCACTCGCCATCCGGCTCTGTGATGATCATCCCTCGTGAACGTATTGCTACCGGGGAATATCTCACGCGGCTTTACGTGCAAGTTCCTGGCGATGTCAAGCCAGACAGTGACCAACAACCAATTGATGGTACGGGAGTGGCATCTGTGTCCGATGCAAGGTCTCGTCGTGGTCAAGTCACTGAGAAGACTATCTTTGAAAATGCTGCCGCTGCATTCAAGCCATATTACATCCGACCCAAGAAGGATGGAGCAGTGGATTGGTGGGCGGCTTATCAGATTGGCCAGCGAGTAACGAATAGTTTCTCAGTCAAGGATTCGGCTAAGGTCAACCGAGTTTTCATTGCTGGCGACG CTTGCCATACTCATAGTCCCAAG GCAGGTCAAGGAATGAACGTTTCTATGATGGACTCATACAATCTGGCTTGGAAACTGATCTATTCCATCAATGGTCTGACACCGTATAGTGAAGGGCAACCCGACGGCATTCTCGACACATATCACACTGAAAGACATACCATAGCTCAAGAGCTGATTGAATTCGACCGTGCATTTTCATCCATGTTCTCGGGCAAAATCGGTGCCTCTAAAGACGGCGCTGGTAGTCTAACCCATGGAGAATTCCTCGAGGTATTCAGTAAAGGCAATGGATTTACGAGCGGCTGCGGCATTGAGTACCCGGAAAATATGATAGTGAACCGCACACTGAAAGAGGATAACAATCCGATCCATGGCACTGATTATCTGTCTGGTGTTCTGCGGCCAGGACGGAGATTGCTCAATGTGCGCATCATTCGACATGCGGACGGCTACCGTCGTGATCTTCAGGATG ACTTTCCTTCTACCGGCCGTTTCCGCATTCTTTGCCTCACGTCCTCAGACCTGCTCAACCCGCGGGGTATCTCTGCACAGACATTGAAACAGCTGTCACAGCTAATCGGTCGATTTCCGCAATCATTGGTTGAGCAGGTGGCCATTCACCCGCGTTTGCCCAAAGATTTCATGTGGAATGACGTCCCATCCGAGCTGAAGTTGCGCTCTGAAATGTCATTTTACAGCGGTTACGAGATGGACGATGTGTACGGAATCTATGGCGTGAAACCGGAGAAAGGAGCTGTTGCAGTTATTCGGCCAGATGGATATGTTGGAGTGGTCGCCGAATTGGCTGATGTGGGACGAGTTGCAACCTTCCTAGAAAAATGTATTCGGACGATCTAA